CGGGACTCAGGACCCCTGCTTGCGGCGCAAATTCGGCGATATGCAGCATTGAAAGTGGGTCTGTACAACCGTTGCCAACCGCTATACCCTATGTTGAgagtttttatattactttaaataaataaatattagccaTTGCTGATAATTCCCgttgataatttaattgatgATGCTAACCTTTAAGTTTATTGGCATACAGTCGTTTTGGttattatgtataaaatgtcCAAACGCTGGGATAAATTTGCCGGCGTACCCTTGGCCGCTGAGGAACAGGGGTGCTTTTCTCAGTTCAGGGAAAACTTGCAGAAACTGCTGGATGAAGTTATAGAGGCACTCGCCCACCTGCAAACATTACATacgaaattttaatatcatGTCCTCATAGTTTCTTTTAGCAAGACTTGACAACTGACCTGATCCTCGTTAGTGGCATACTCTCCTCCTTCGCTGAAGCTGAAGCCAGTGCCCGCGGGGTTGTCAATGAACAGAAGCGAGTAGTTGGAACCCCAGGTAATGGGCATCCTTTCAACTAAATAACGTCCATTATGTTTATATAATTATGAATGGTAATAGAGTAATATAGCATTAAAAATTGTTGTTTCAACTTTCATCAGCTGTTATAATATAGTTATTCATTTGATTTGCCCATGACATACTGTTTAGATTTAGACATTCATTGAttgattctatatttttttaagttcattctttagtttttttagtTTCTGTGGTTATTATTTATTCCATAGTACAATTTAAACTGTAAGTATACTACAaatcgaaataataaaaatcatttgaTTTCGTATTAGGTAAAAACGTGGGTACCTTTTTCGTTATCAATAACTCTTATTGGTCCTATTTCTTCAAACAATCCATACAGAGAAGAGATTCCCGGTCCTCCATTTAGCCAGATAATAAGCGGTGTATCTTCTAGAGGCAGTCCCTCCGCGGGGAAGTACCAGAAGAACAGGTGCCACTTGGCAGTTCTGTTGACAGTGATGTACGCGGCGTGACTGTTGACACCAGCGAACAAGCTCGCCTCCACTGCCGATAAGGCTTTGgctttctcagtttctccattTTCAACGTACGGCGTAAGAATAAGAGGACCATCGTCCTGGTCTATCGGTGACACAACTGCGCCCAGAACAGTTGCACtatgataaattaaaatgagcctttaatgtttaaaaccaaattaatttaaGATTATAGGTATAgttgtaggtacttaccaagataataaaaataaacagaaatcacCCAACATTGTgcaaaagtaacaaataaaaggtGTAAAGTGGTATTTATATACAACTTATCAATCTACTATGCATACAATTATGAAAGTGCTGTAAAAATGTTCTGTTTTATCgataaatacctacttcataCTTTCATAACTATGTcttatcattaaattatttggCTTTATGCTGAGGGAAGTATTTTCAATAGCCACGTTCAATCTTACTTACATACCAATATCACTACTATGTTTttcgcggtttcatccgcgacCTGACCTGAGGTTAACCAGGAAGAAAGCACACCTAGATTTTAATCGTTttccatttattaaaaaatattcatttaaacttGTTGATGAACCGATGATGTTTCTACACGTCATACGAGTACTAATGCCTAGAAATATTTATCAAATGGTGGAATAAATTTGGTTCTTTGGTATGATAATTTCAATGGGTTTCTGGATGGCTTGAAACAACTGGACCAGGCAAGAAGCACTGCTGTTAAACTGTTACTGTTGTCTCTTGGAAGCTAGTCACTTATTAGGTCAAAAGCAATGAATATTCTTTAGGTACCTTACCTTGTTACGTAAAGGACACCAGTACAGCAGAATCTCTCTGTTATTCGCCACAGCTACTTATTTGCCAGTGAGAGTAAACTGTGCGCTTCATGCGAGCACGTCATCTACATAAATTGGGCCAACGCGTGACAAGAACGCCATCTTGCGCGTCACGTAGGAACTACATTATGCGGCTACCACAAATCGTACATATTCGACGAATATTCTAGAGTTATGTTCCCAGTGTTTTTCGGTAAGGGTGGCCCAAGTTGTGGATGCGATTGCTATGTTACTCACGTTTGAAATTATAAAGGAGGTTTAACATACCTATCTGTAACTGTGGGTTTTATAGCAAAACTTtgataacaacaaataatacgTCAAATCATATTTTACTTGATGCAATTTTCATACATAGAGGGAAGAACTGGGGTTTCCTGAATTGGGTATCTGTAGATCAAGAAGCTGTGGTTAGTTCGAGGACATTCTTAAGTGTATGTGTATGTGGTACTTATGTgccatttttttaaagtgtgCTTTGCTCAaatgattattttgattttcaaaaatgcaattggTAAACGACTTTGTAAAAGTCTTGTTCTAAAAAATCACAAATCCAACAACCTTGTTTGGCCTATCCAATACAAAGGTAGTTAGCGTTACTTAAAGTTATTACTGTATGTAATGAGCCATCCCGGGAATTCGTCTCGCTCTAGTTACTGTTAGTGAGGTTATTGCGACCCCGGGACGCACGCAATCCCGGATTACGGCCAATATTCCAGATTACACATTACATGCACAAATGGACCGGTAGATCGGATCGGCTGTAGCTCAATATGTCACTGTGAACTGTATAATTACTAAACCCTAGTGCAAACATAAGGAAGCTACGTGCCTTTCATttctatatgtatatgtaggtaaattacaTTTGGAACCTAGTATGTGGGACAGTCAACAATggaaatacctaaatataagacaaaatatacaaataaaaaaaactattggacAATTTAAAAGTTTCATGCAGGATTTATTTGTCATTTGGTGTGTAATGTGCATaatctataggtaggtacaatatcGACAAAATATTCTTCATAAACGTATTCGAGATATCTACACCCAAGGGCCCGTCGGCCCGTCGGTACTTACTCATAGACTTCAACAAGCATTACATACATAGGCTCTTAATACTCAAGCCAGAGGTGTTCAAAGCTCTAAAGCTGAGGCCCACAAGCTCTGAAGTTTGGAATACCGTCAGGTAGCAACAGGTCGGAGTAACTCCACCACGCAAACCGCTAAACACCCGCCTAAAGGGATTCTAAGATATTACCTAATAGAACTAAGCTAAGCAAAAATGTAGGTGAACCCTTATTTAACTTTGTATACAACTTAGCTACCTGTCATTTAAAATCTCCACGTCTAAAAACTCAGCTGAAGGGCACATACCAATTCATAATGAAACGAAACTCATTACTGTCCAACTCTCAAAAATATACGCAATAATAAACATGGCGAATATTTCATTAATTCCAACACTAAACGTTTCTCATTTCTGAATTGGTTAAGAACAGGAAGACGTACAAATCCGTCGTTATTTGCTGTCTTGTACAAAGAATTTCATTAGATCTCTCCAGTCTGTAGATCATGTGAAATTAGATAGCTACTTATGAAGCGAACTCCGACATAATTAAAGGACAATGTCCAAATTGGCCCTGTGCAGTAAAGAGTATCAGAATATACGATAATTAATcgcctattttattatgtaagttgcAAATACTCCTGTATCACGGACTAGCTgtattccaaaataaacttttaatagaatttaacgCGACTAATAAAATTAGATCGCCATCTTCGCCTAATGTCATGTCATGTCGGAAGTCCAATAGGGATGTCCAATCAATTATAATCTATAGATTGAATTATTAATCGATCgattgtgttttcttttctagTGCTTTCTTTTAAACCTAATAAGAATACTTTATGAATGCAGTCATACTccaatttaaataggtagtaaGAATAATATCATACagtaatcaaaactttttatttctatacaatcATTAAAGCAACTTATTCATTTTTTAcgacaattaatacaaaaataacatttatttttcggcgtaaaataaaccattgtcataaatacctacttgtaatgtTTATATGACAAAGGTGATGTAATAgacagtttgaaataatttaagaccACAGTAAATCTTAATCGAAAAAATCGATTATTGGTGTGGTGTTGTACTACATCCCTAGTTTTGCTGTGAACGTCACGTCGTCCGTCATTgatgttattaatgttatatgtcattttatttttgtacttcatccactttttagaaaaacaactgcataggtacctattatctaggtaggtattaagatattacctacttttcagtttcttaaaaatcactcaaagctatgaaaaatcataggtaggtaggtacctacatttaatggtacgttcacacgcgcgcgttcaaatcgacattcaacggGCACAGTCACGTTCACGTGCGTGTAAACGGTACGCCCGAGCCCGTGAACGCGCCCGTGCCCGTGAATGCCGCGAATCGGGcgagtgtcggttttttggcgGAATGATCAACGtcgttcatcattttgtttctttttccaataaaaataagttaagccaaAGGCTATGACAGCAACAACACCGAGATCCTCGCTTCTCGCCATTCTTGCACTGACTGATACGACGGCGCGCGCGGGCAGCCCGCCGGGCTGcgcggcgcgcgtgtgaacgtagcaTTATATTCGTTGTTATGGTTagattataacctcaaaatctgatactttttttgaaatatatcttttttgcaGCTAGTCCGCTATAACTACAAGATCTTCTAGGAATCTACTAATGATAgagaatacaatacataattatccGATGCTCTTGGCTCCAGGGCCAACTATGTATGGACGCAGAGCAATGTCCTTTAGAACAGGTGGGAGCAACAAAATGAATCAAAATTAATCCAGCGCAATTTGACAGCGCTGTCGTCAGCTTCCAGCTtaattttcatgtttaattaaataatattttgtttgacacATGAACGGGgccaaaatagaagaaaaaaaccCCTCATTAGCTTTGATGCCGAAATAATTGAGTCGCCCGACTcgataatgttttatgtagtCTACAAACAAGTCTTAACAAAAGTATTCCATTGACTAAGTATTTTCACAAGCTTTATTTAGGGAAAGTAAaaacgttttctttttttgtacaaaacgaGTAAGTAATTCCGATAACGAGCAACTTATAAAACAACTTAAGGCGTAGTGGTAATAAACATGAAGAAACACACATTGTTAGCAATTTTTGCGCTGACAACTTTTAACACCGACAGTTTGAAGTGTTAAAGCATCGacaaaaaagtattaataaaaaatatcagagCTTTATAGCAGTATATCAAAAGTTCTCATCAGAAATTCAAATAACGTCAACGCGACAATAATCCGAATAATCAAATACATCTTATTTTTCGCATTCAGCAGCAAGGCGCGAAGGAAGCGGGAATTCTTGGCACGAGTCCAACCGCGGCCAAATATCACCCCGCTTTTATGACTGCCGAAGGACGAAACTTTGCTTGTTATCCGAGAAATATCACAACATATTTCGAAGCTTTTATAGGGAAAGTTTGGAGGGCCGCACAAGACCAAGTAGGGAATCATTGACCGGCCCTTCGATTGAAAACTTCGGCCGAGTCCATGAAACTGGTGTTATTATGTATTGGGACACATAGCACTCATATTTCGTACCACAATTATTGGGCATGGCGGACAAGTTCGCGGAGGCCGACGTTACTAGGAAAGTTTATGTTTTGCTACTGATAAGCTGTTGCAGCCCACAAAAAGGTTCGAAAACATTTTTTGGACACCCACATAGATTTACCATGACCACGCAGCcttaaataaaagcaattatAATATAGCTAATCCTCTCCGCTACGGATACGCATTAAAATCGACTCAGCGTTAGCGTTTCTATATGCATAGGtcctaatttaaaaacaataatggcCTACAAATCCACAAACTCGAAAAACGATTACGCttccaaataaaattcaaagttGCAAACGTAaaattaagagcgtgtacgctcggcgcgcgatgtcaactttaggtaattcaacgcaaaaaaccgcgcagactagcgtcgcggctgtgtgcgtgcctatcatacttcacgtatagtcatacaaaccattttgatcctttcgagtgaaattggtagaacaaaaaatatattatttagtaaatagttaatagcgggaaaatagtgtaagtctatggatgtctaaaatataaaagcatgaaaataagtcgttaatacttacactcctttgcaaaaaaaatcgggcacctatgaaaaccttggttttgaggactttctgtatattacatacaattttcaacagtactaaatagtcgactgatgattaatgacaatgttaagagtttctgtattttaaccgatttcaaaaaaagaaaggaggaggtttcaattagattgttttgtgattgttcccaatttgattgttctcgatttctcaaagacgcctggaccgatttgaaaaattgattgtttatatgaatggtccagtccatccagaccgaaaaattgtggtcaaataacaacaattgccggaaagccaaatattggtgaagagcttgggtttaccattgcaaataaagttttaagttatctatcctatatgcttcaaaagttaatcgagatcaaaagtcaaaatttgggtacatccaaaatgaaaaaaaaaaatatagctcgattggtaacagacatctgcaataagtgatttctagcctaaggagtccgccatattggatttagactcgcgacacattttttttcgagttattcatagcaagcccttttatttgatacccatatcgtaggaatgcattaaaacattttttctccatcttgggtataccgccatattggatatagaatcatacattgtcattaaaactgaacattcaaacaaaatttcaactcaatcgataaaaaaaaatatgcttcaaaattgagctttaaataaaatagtaatgtatcaagatttgttggtcgcggttgaaatgtactctattctcggtatccacggcagaggttattcaccctacgcgatgtgacggagcgacacgtcctctctgtgaagccttgcggcggtctggtttgagttgactcgcgtgcagcgttttatagtagtttttaaataatttataaaaaaataaaaacgagagattaaattataatataaagtttatgttttaaagaaagagttatattactatagtaaataattgttatattaaattaagtaagatagataggtaaaaaaagcatttgaaattcacaatttttcacattgttaaaatatttttttctgaaagatagagacctaaatcaaaaaatgttttcaactaactataggcatggggatttcgtctatgagtaaaaaaataaatatgattagatttgccactgttttcacataaagttaagcttcgaaatagacgctgaacgggaattttataaaacatctgttacgttataggggttttaagtatttaaactacacaaattgaaatttatgttcaattaactatatagacagtgaaattaccttgcgttattaaaaaataacatagttagaggataagtagttactgagaaacagtggtttgaaaagtaccattttaggccaaatggcgcgcggttgacgtacacgctcttaaggcGAAGTCACTTAAAATACGATGGAGTTTAATTACGAGATttgtcaaataataaataaagaaagttCTGTCTACCCTCTCGTGCTCGGCGTGATTTCAAAGCTGGCTTCAGATACCGCCAGGATTTATTCGCCGAGTTCCCGTTTCCTTTATTTAACTTACCCCTTAAAAGCTTAGCAttgaatttgtttcttttttcctTTACATCTATGATTGAAGTCAAGATTTGGATTTTGACGTTTTATGTTAGCGATTATCGGCTTTTGAGAAACTAATTCCACGGAATTGAATGAGTTCTTACTCAAAGCAAAAGTATAAGAACAGAcgagatttaaattaaatgacgAAAAAAAATTGATGCGTTTTTATATCCCTCAAATCTTTAAAGCGTCGTTGTATACCTCGAATATGAGTGTTTGATAAAAAATCGCCATTATAAATCAAGAGCAAGTGTTCCAAAAGTGTAAACTGTCTAAAAGAGCGTCTGTCCCAATTTATCGTGGGGATGATCAGTCTGCAGGATTTGTCGTAGCACTGACAGATCGTTTTTTAATGCTGACGGCATCCCTCGCAATTACTGAACAAATTAGAACAGCCCCTTCCTACAATTTAACACTTTTTCGTTCATTTTAATGAAGACTGTAATGAAGGAGTGACTGAATTACATTGTATATCATCGTTCTACTCGAATAAAATGTTGTCACCTAGATTTTAAGTCTTTTTGTTCTAGGACTTAGTTTATTaagaagtttataaaaaatggtaatattttttgaatgctGTATATGTTAAAGAATATAACTTCtgcaacaaaatgttttaaatcgtCTAATCGTACCAATTGATAAAATGTCTTTGGTCCAGTGATCAAAATTAAGGCCTTTGTGAAAGCGGCCATTCTACGACATTAGTGTGCAGTCCAAATTGAACTCTAAGTTCGTCTAAATTCTTGTTGTATGTACAACCGAACATTCGGAACTTTCAGCAGAGCAAACGGGAGTTTCTGGGTATATCAACAAAGACAAAGCCCATTCGGTGGACCGTACAAAGAGGTTGGGGAGCCGTATCGATGTTTGACGATCTTTTTCGTGAATAGCGTAAATATCTTGCTGAAATACTGAGCTTTATTTAGTACAGagtgacagaaaaaaaaatagggaatAGAGCGTCAGGATGGCATACCTACTAATAAGTGTCGTCATGCCATTTATTGATGAAAATTTCTAAGCTCCAAGATGTTCGGAATAATTTTCTAATCTAATTCTTATATAAATCTAATTCTAATATTTAattcctttaattttattacatcttCAAATACCGAGCAAACTTAGAGATCTCTCTAAACTAGCAAATAGACTCTGATACTTAACACGACCTAATTCCAAACTCAAAATCAGAATCTACGGTGTAAAATGAAATTGCGGACCGAAAACCAACCAAAAGGTAAGCTTAACTACCTGGGGAGCTGTACCTACAGGTTCCGAAGTGTGAACTGACACTAATTAAGTTAACCGACCGGTAACAGACAGCGGTAGGTAGCTACCGACCTAGATCGGTCTTAGCGAGCCTCGGTCCACGTCAAACCGAATACAATATTCGTTTGCTaaaaatgtgtaggtaagtTGAAATGATCTGTGGTGTATAGATAGCTtatagataggcagtcgttttgTTTGGTTTAAAGGTACAATGGCAGAGATATAATTTGTTACCATACTTTTCATACACCTACACATTATTATGTTCCCTGTAGTTGATCAATTGAAATGTTGTGTTATCATGATTGAAGTTCGAACTGACCCGATAGACTGCGTATTGCTAAGCAGGCAACACTAACGATAGCAACTCCTGCCTGGTCCAGTTCAGTTTCAACCCATCCAGGAACAAACTGAAATACGGGGGAATAATATGACATATGAAGATGAAAAGATTCTTGGGATGAATAAGCGTAGCAAAAAACCGAAAAGATGATTTGACACAACAATAACAGAGAAGTGTTAAAATGTAACGTTATAGCAAAGTCGCATTCTTTTGctacactttttatttattgttatcttGTTATGCATTCCtacttgtaatatttattaatgtatgaatattttgataaaataacttCGCACTTTACCAGTCGttaaaacatttacttaaataGGTATTGTACCTATTATGACGGCCATTTAGTAATCATGTTCAGGGTTGCATACGTCTTAGGATTCTTTTGGTGGGTGtaacatttcattatttctcACCTCTCAATTTTTCAAAActaccaattattatttttttattcagtgcAACTGTTCTCGGTGCAGTTGTATCACCAATAGACCAGGATGATGGTCCTCTTATACTTACGCCGTACATTGAAAATGGAGAAACTGGGAAAGCCAAAGCGCTATCGGCAGTGGAGGCGAGCTTGTTCGCTGGCGTCAACAGTCACGCCGCGTACATCACTGTCAACAGAACTGCCAAGTGGCACCTGTTCTTCTGGTACTTCCCCGCGGAGGGACTGCCTCTAGAAGATACACCACTTCTCATCTGGCTACAAGGAGGGCCTGGTGGCAGTTCTTTGTTCGGCTTGTTTGAAGAAATAGGACCAATACGAATTGGTGATGACGGTGAAACAGGTGTCTCTTTCTTTCTAAATGACTACATTTGTCAGCACTTACTTGTGTGGAGTAttggtataattattttagaaaatgattAAACTGATTGTTAAGACGTTATTGCTCTTAGTTGAAAGGATGCCCATCACGTGGGGTTCCAACTACTCGCTTCTGTTCATTGACAACCCCGCGGGCACTGGCTTCAGCTTCAGCGAAGGAGGAGAGTATGCCACTAACGAAGATCAGGTCAGTTGTCAAATCTTACTGAAGGAGCACCGTGAGACATGATATTACGATTCCATGTTCAATGTTTGCAGGTGGGCGAGTGCCTCCTTAACTTTCTCCAGCAGTTTCTGCAAGTTTTCCCTGAACTGAGAAAAGCACCTCTGTTTCTCACGGGGGAATCGTACGCCGGTAAATACATTCCTGCATTTGGGCACTACATACATAACAACAAAAATGAGACAATGCCAATAAACTTGAAGGTATATAAGATATTTGTTGTGTTATACATTCATATGTTTGTGTTTACAATTGGAATTCGAATGAATTTATAAACTCGTGGACGTAGGGTGTTGCTATAGGTGACGGTTGGACTGATCCCATATCATTACTGCATTACGCTGAGTTTGGACTGCAACTAGGATTACTGAGTCCTGAACAAGCCgaagaaattcaccaaaaagaAGAACAAGCTAAAAAGTATTGGAAGGAAGGCAAAtatgacaaatacaaaaatgtacGTAGACgtaatgttttaaaagtttcttatatttATACACTGATTTATAGCTCACTATAAAAGCTTCACCAACCAATGTATCATAGAGCTAACTTAACCAGATAATATGACTAATAATTATGTTCCCATTATAATGGGATCACTATATTTTAATCGTTACAGCTACTGAaaccttaaataataaataataaaggtatGAAAATCCTAATTTTGCCAATTTGAAGCCTTTGCCACCCATTTCATATCTTATGCATGGACAAAAGTAGTGTGTTCATGCCTCATGCATGGACAATAGTAGTGTGTTCATACCTCATGCATGGGCAATAGTAGTGTGTACATACATTTTGACTGTCGGCGTCACAAGTAGCTGACTTTAGAGCTACAGTTATTTGACGCGAGCTTTATCTCTGActaagaaattatttgtttttcagttGGCTGGTCATGTTTTTGGCAAGTTCCTACATTATTCACATGTCTATGGATACAACTATTTACCAGAAGCATCAAATTCCAAAGAATTGTTCGTTCCTTTTTTGAATAGAGCCGAAGTTCAGAGCGCTCTCCACGTGAAGAAAATGGAATATGTTAATATAAGTTCCATAGTCCATCAGAACTTGAAAAACGATATGTATGATTCTGTCATTCATTGGTTGGAGGAGTTATTGGAAAATTATGGCGTTATGTGTTATAAGTGTGTattttttgaaagaatttattatattttaagttactaGTAGGTATGCATAATTAATGTGGTCTGGTAATCTTAAGATGGACTTCCATGAAGATTACCAGACCAGAGATTTtatgatatgtatgtattttgatgtTGATCGAGTTAAAGGAATCCATAAAATTTTAGTATCTAATAGATATTTAAGATAAGTAAAGACACGCATAACATGTTCTTTAGTGGGCAACTGGACGTGATCGTAGCGTACGCGCTCTCTGTCCATACACACAGGAGTCTCAAGTGGAGCCATGCACAGCAATACCTCAACAGTTCGAGAGAACCTCTGTTCGATCCTGTAGAGGGCAGAATATATGCGTGAGTCATCtcggaacattttttttaatagtggtTTTACAGTTGAATCGTAATATTGACTGTAACACTGGCCCTCGGAAAATCCGCGAGCGTCTGTATTCAAGGAACAAATACTTTAGGCAGCGTTACGCTTGCCTATTTTCTAATTGTATAAATCAAAGCCGGTATATGATAGTTGCTTCATAACCATATCTGAATTGTACTTTTAAGATACGATCTCCTaaatttcattcaaatttaTTTAGCCATTTTAGACACTTCAGTAAAGATTTAGGCCTGGTTTGATACATTTGATGGCTGAAATAGAGATACTATTGAACTGTTTTAGTTTCACGAAGGAATTCGGCAATTTCTTGGACGTGGTCGTGCGTGGAGCGGGACACATGGTGCCGGCTGACCAGCCGCGAGCTGCCAAGTTACTGATCGACCGGTTCATCAACAAGTTCAAATGAATGTTCTGGATTTTTACTTCAATAAATGGATTTATGAATGAGCACGGGGTTCTGTTTTTTCTTCCTCTTTATTAGAGCTAAAGAATATACAAACTCCCTAGTTCCTGACTGATATTACTTTGCACTCCTTATAcacatttctttctttttcggTGTCACCCGCTTCCGCAGGTGACTACTTCATGCAACCAGAATAAAAGTAGtctaattttattgaaattctgaagtaatacattttttttaacataaaattggGAACGTACTCCTAATAAATTGAGAAAGTTagctaaaattatttaaatcgttTAATCGTACAAATTGATCGAATGTCTTTGGTCCAGTGATCAAGATTAAGGTGAATAGCGTAAATATCTTGCTGAAATACTGAGCTTTATTTAGTAGAGAGTTGGAGAAAAAAATAGGGAATAGAGCGTCAGCGTgcaattgtaatatttaattcctttaattttattacatcttCAAATACTGAACAAACTTAGAGATCTCTCTAAACTAGTAAATAGACTCTGATAACTAATACGACCTAATTCCAAACTCAAAATCAGAATCTACGGTGTAAAATGAAATTGCGGACCGAAAACCAACCAAAAGGTAAGCTTAACTACCTGGGGAGCTGTACCTACAGGTTCCGAAGTGTGAACTGACACTAATTAAGTTAACCGACCGGTAACAGACAGCGGTAGGTAGCTACCGACCTAGATACAACTGTGCTGCGGTCTTAGCGAGCCTCGGTCCACGTCAAACCGAATACAATATTCGTTTGATAAAAACGTGTAGGTAAGTTGAAATGATTTGTAGTGTGCGATCAGTGtttatgtcaccggaaaataacaagatccataagtttatcaatttac
The sequence above is a segment of the Helicoverpa armigera isolate CAAS_96S chromosome 20, ASM3070526v1, whole genome shotgun sequence genome. Coding sequences within it:
- the LOC110373401 gene encoding probable serine carboxypeptidase CPVL; translation: MLGDFCLFLLSCATVLGAVVSPIDQDDGPLILTPYVENGETEKAKALSAVEASLFAGVNSHAAYITVNRTAKWHLFFWYFPAEGLPLEDTPLIIWLNGGPGISSLYGLFEEIGPIRVIDNEKVERMPITWGSNYSLLFIDNPAGTGFSFSEGGEYATNEDQVGECLYNFIQQFLQVFPELRKAPLFLSGQGYAGKFIPAFGHFIHNNQNDCMPINLKGIAVGNGCTDPLSMLHIAEFAPQAGVLSPEEAQEIHTYEEGARRAWERGDMDEFTYNGEVSINLALFRASVDGNNFLHEHKDTMKESFSKFLNKAEVQSAIHAKKMIFRVENLLGRHLTETDFHISAKPWLEELLEHYGVMYYNGQLAIYPAYAPSVRMYRSLEWSGAQGYLQADRKCMFIEDNGREICHSYVRESGNFIEVMVRGAGYLVPQDKPRVAKLLIDRFINKFK
- the LOC135116663 gene encoding probable serine carboxypeptidase CPVL; the encoded protein is MFRVAYVLGFFCATVLGAVVSPIDQDDGPLILTPYIENGETGKAKALSAVEASLFAGVNSHAAYITVNRTAKWHLFFWYFPAEGLPLEDTPLLIWLQGGPGGSSLFGLFEEIGPIRIGDDGETVERMPITWGSNYSLLFIDNPAGTGFSFSEGGEYATNEDQVGECLLNFLQQFLQVFPELRKAPLFLTGESYAGKYIPAFGHYIHNNKNETMPINLKGVAIGDGWTDPISLLHYAEFGLQLGLLSPEQAEEIHQKEEQAKKYWKEGKYDKYKNLAGHVFGKFLHYSHVYGYNYLPEASNSKELFVPFLNRAEVQSALHVKKMEYVNISSIVHQNLKNDMYDSVIHWLEELLENYGVMCYNGQLDVIVAYALSVHTHRSLKWSHAQQYLNSSREPLFDPVEGRIYAFTKEFGNFLDVVVRGAGHMVPADQPRAAKLLIDRFINKFK